From one Deltaproteobacteria bacterium genomic stretch:
- a CDS encoding GIY-YIG nuclease family protein encodes MQPCVYIMANKRNGTLYTGVTSNLVQRVHQHKQGMSGFTGKYGCTLLVWYEPHDNMHNAIFREKQIKAGNRKRKLALIESINPQWRDLSEVIVE; translated from the coding sequence ATGCAACCATGCGTTTACATCATGGCCAACAAAAGAAACGGCACCCTCTATACCGGCGTCACCTCCAACCTCGTACAGCGCGTCCATCAGCATAAACAAGGGATGTCCGGATTCACGGGGAAATACGGCTGCACCTTGCTCGTCTGGTACGAACCGCACGACAACATGCACAACGCCATCTTTCGAGAAAAGCAGATCAAGGCGGGAAACCGCAAAAGGAAGCTTGCCCTGATTGAATCAATCAATCCGCAATGGCGGGATTTGTCCGAGGTGATCGTGGAATGA